The following proteins come from a genomic window of Terribacillus aidingensis:
- a CDS encoding S66 peptidase family protein: MMTTMYPSALTPNSTFAITAPSSGVPAPLHSKIHKAKMQLEKLGAHVIIGETVWTQQAARSSSAETRANELMAYLSDPEIDAIMPPWGGELLVQVLPMLDWDKLTKSKPTWLIGYSDTSTLLCSYTLQTNFASAHTTNFFDLNMEALDETAKQWHKILSAPSRKHMVQHSSPMYQSSWDALFDQDNPEGFDLDSKTEWKTTTGEAVSFTGRLIGGCLNTLTAIAGTKYAPIQTWRESFKEDTIVYLEWLDWSTAETYRNLWHLKEHGWFNGASGLLFGRPSRSTPSEDYTDEQMIHEFADEIGLPIIYDADIGHMPPQFTMINGALANVSYKDGKGILTYLE, translated from the coding sequence ATGATGACGACCATGTATCCAAGCGCTTTAACTCCCAACTCCACCTTCGCAATTACTGCTCCGTCAAGCGGAGTTCCTGCTCCTCTGCATTCCAAAATACATAAAGCTAAAATGCAGCTCGAGAAACTCGGTGCTCATGTGATCATTGGAGAAACCGTCTGGACACAGCAAGCCGCTAGAAGCAGCTCTGCTGAAACTAGAGCTAACGAGCTGATGGCTTATCTGAGTGATCCTGAAATCGATGCAATCATGCCGCCATGGGGAGGAGAACTGCTTGTACAAGTATTGCCTATGCTTGATTGGGACAAGCTAACCAAGAGCAAGCCCACATGGCTGATTGGTTATTCTGACACAAGCACACTTCTATGCAGCTATACACTCCAAACAAATTTTGCATCTGCCCATACGACTAACTTTTTTGATTTGAATATGGAAGCACTCGATGAAACGGCGAAGCAATGGCATAAGATATTATCTGCACCGTCCCGCAAGCACATGGTGCAGCACTCATCCCCTATGTATCAATCATCATGGGATGCGCTATTTGATCAAGACAATCCTGAGGGCTTCGACTTGGACAGCAAAACAGAATGGAAAACCACGACAGGTGAAGCCGTTTCCTTTACTGGCCGCTTAATCGGTGGCTGCTTGAATACCCTGACCGCTATCGCCGGAACGAAATATGCTCCTATTCAAACTTGGCGGGAATCTTTTAAAGAAGACACGATCGTCTACTTGGAATGGTTGGATTGGAGTACTGCTGAAACTTACCGGAATCTTTGGCATTTGAAGGAACACGGCTGGTTCAACGGTGCGAGCGGATTACTATTTGGCAGGCCATCTCGAAGCACTCCTTCAGAGGATTATACAGACGAACAGATGATTCATGAATTCGCAGATGAAATTGGATTGCCGATAATCTACGACGCCGATATTGGACACATGCCTCCGCAGTTCACGATGATCAATGGTGCGTTGGCAAATGTATCATATAAGGACGGCAAGGGAATTCTAACTTATTTGGAATAG
- a CDS encoding low molecular weight protein-tyrosine-phosphatase yields MINVLFISLGNICRSPMAEVILRKRIEEQGLSAFVTVDSAGIGHWHEGKEMHPSARELLGHKGILIVNHVAKQVQSEILGAYDYIFVMDQLNLRDLSAIAPAHTSHYRLFSDLIPERAGEDIDDPFFTGEFEAVYEMLEAGCAELCEIIKQQTQWKEPV; encoded by the coding sequence ATGATAAATGTGTTGTTTATTTCTTTAGGCAACATCTGCCGCTCGCCGATGGCTGAGGTGATTTTACGCAAGCGTATAGAGGAACAAGGTCTATCTGCATTTGTAACAGTTGACTCAGCTGGTATCGGCCACTGGCATGAAGGGAAGGAGATGCACCCTTCGGCTCGTGAGCTTCTCGGCCATAAGGGAATTTTGATTGTAAATCATGTGGCTAAGCAAGTCCAGTCAGAAATTTTAGGAGCATACGATTATATCTTCGTAATGGATCAGCTTAATTTGCGGGATTTGTCAGCTATAGCTCCTGCTCATACGTCACATTATCGGCTTTTCTCAGATCTTATTCCAGAGCGTGCTGGAGAGGATATCGATGATCCATTCTTCACTGGTGAATTTGAAGCTGTGTATGAGATGCTCGAGGCTGGGTGTGCGGAATTGTGCGAGATAATAAAACAACAGACACAATGGAAGGAGCCGGTTTGA
- a CDS encoding DUF1992 domain-containing protein, translating to MDLISLLAEERIKQAEANGEFRNLPGAGKPLELEDLSGVPEDMRMSYKILKNAGYIPPEMELQKEIVALRDLVRVCTDDTERAAFRKRISEKEIQYEALLQKLKRNSPGTLSQYREQIENKLT from the coding sequence ATGGATCTGATTTCGCTGCTTGCGGAGGAGCGTATCAAGCAGGCTGAAGCAAATGGAGAGTTCCGTAATCTTCCTGGTGCTGGAAAACCTTTGGAGCTGGAGGATCTATCCGGTGTACCGGAGGATATGCGTATGAGCTATAAGATCCTGAAGAATGCTGGCTACATTCCACCAGAGATGGAGCTGCAGAAAGAGATTGTAGCACTGCGTGATCTGGTGCGTGTTTGTACAGACGACACAGAGCGGGCAGCTTTCCGGAAGCGCATTAGTGAGAAAGAGATTCAATACGAAGCGCTGCTTCAAAAGCTTAAGCGAAATTCGCCAGGCACACTCAGTCAATATCGGGAACAAATTGAAAACAAACTAACATAA
- a CDS encoding VOC family protein, with protein sequence MEKISGKVIGFELNSQDPDKAASFYANVFGWNIGAPNWGYQNVETAGGIDGGISKGPHDFPHGTRIQIEVEDLDKAILAAKQEGAVVVREKMEFDSFYLAYLVDPVGIGIGLVQSSTKGQ encoded by the coding sequence ATGGAGAAAATCAGCGGTAAAGTGATAGGGTTTGAGCTGAATAGCCAAGACCCGGATAAGGCAGCTAGCTTCTACGCTAATGTTTTTGGCTGGAATATTGGTGCTCCGAATTGGGGTTATCAAAATGTGGAGACAGCCGGAGGAATTGATGGCGGAATAAGTAAAGGACCGCATGATTTTCCGCATGGAACAAGAATCCAGATTGAAGTGGAAGACTTGGATAAAGCAATCCTAGCAGCCAAGCAAGAAGGGGCAGTTGTTGTCAGAGAAAAGATGGAGTTTGATTCTTTCTATCTCGCTTATTTGGTTGATCCAGTCGGAATCGGAATCGGATTGGTACAGTCTAGCACCAAAGGCCAGTAA
- the mreBH gene encoding rod-share determining protein MreBH, with translation MFANPEIGIDLGTANILVYTKQKGIVLNEPSVVAIDMETKNVVAVGAEAKEMVGKTPQNIVPIRPLKDGVIADYDVTAQLLKEILKKVSKVMGSSLRKPTIVVCTPSGSTSVERRAIHNAVKSYGAKQVHLIEEPIAAAIGADLPVDEPVANVIVDIGGGTSEVGIISFGGVVSCRSVRIGGDSMDEEIIQYIRKQYNILIGERTAEQIKMEIGYALIDHDELMMDVRGRDMVTGLPKTVGISSKEVQVALKESLEQILETIRMTLEDCPPELSGDIVDHGVILTGGGALLKGMQQWLASEISVPVHLAPNPLESVAIGTGRALQMITKLQKAAK, from the coding sequence ATGTTTGCTAATCCCGAAATTGGAATAGACCTTGGCACTGCAAATATACTTGTGTATACGAAACAAAAAGGAATCGTATTGAATGAACCATCTGTGGTTGCAATTGATATGGAAACAAAAAACGTTGTGGCAGTTGGAGCAGAAGCGAAAGAAATGGTTGGTAAAACACCACAGAATATCGTACCGATTCGTCCATTAAAAGATGGTGTAATCGCCGACTATGATGTAACAGCTCAATTATTGAAAGAAATCCTGAAAAAAGTGAGCAAGGTGATGGGCTCTTCCCTTCGCAAACCAACTATCGTTGTCTGCACACCGTCTGGCAGCACATCCGTTGAAAGACGCGCTATACATAATGCGGTCAAATCGTATGGTGCAAAACAAGTCCACTTGATTGAAGAACCAATTGCGGCAGCAATTGGTGCTGACCTGCCAGTAGATGAGCCAGTTGCGAATGTAATTGTCGATATCGGCGGTGGTACAAGTGAAGTAGGTATTATATCATTCGGCGGCGTTGTATCTTGCCGTTCTGTCCGCATCGGCGGAGATTCAATGGATGAAGAGATCATCCAATATATCCGCAAGCAGTACAATATCCTCATTGGAGAAAGAACTGCTGAACAGATCAAAATGGAAATCGGCTATGCCTTGATTGACCATGATGAATTGATGATGGATGTCCGCGGCCGTGATATGGTAACAGGACTACCTAAGACTGTGGGTATTTCTTCTAAGGAAGTACAAGTAGCTCTTAAGGAATCTTTGGAACAGATCCTTGAAACAATTCGCATGACATTGGAAGACTGCCCGCCTGAACTAAGCGGAGATATCGTTGACCATGGTGTCATCTTGACTGGCGGAGGCGCATTGCTTAAAGGCATGCAGCAATGGCTTGCATCTGAAATCAGCGTCCCTGTTCATTTGGCTCCGAATCCACTGGAATCCGTAGCAATCGGTACAGGCCGTGCCCTGCAGATGATCACAAAACTGCAAAAAGCAGCAAAATAA
- a CDS encoding YdbC family protein → MAELSYEIVKELGVLSVSPKGWQKELNLISWNGREPKYDIRDWAPDHEKMGKGITLSAEEIGALIRLLQEQD, encoded by the coding sequence ATGGCGGAATTATCTTATGAGATAGTGAAAGAACTCGGTGTGCTATCCGTTTCACCTAAAGGATGGCAGAAGGAACTCAATTTGATCAGCTGGAACGGGCGGGAGCCGAAGTATGATATACGGGACTGGGCTCCGGATCATGAGAAGATGGGTAAAGGTATCACATTATCAGCTGAAGAAATCGGTGCCTTAATTCGCTTGCTGCAGGAGCAGGATTGA
- a CDS encoding uracil-DNA glycosylase — protein sequence MLPEELVQLAKERMAPYPCEGFLPGRGPKHPLLFFIGEAPGETEIHSLMPFSGRAGKELDLFLERAAVDRSEVFISSAVRSRPYQYKTKQIRGETVTKKYNRTPTKAEVLAHAPVLDYEIAQTEPEILVTLGRIGWERITGSKEKITEVAGKLIEQPIQQLKSIEEDSFVLSEKIYRIFPTYHPASVFYNPGLRPVIEEHAYSIRELLNRKGRCNGENQR from the coding sequence ATGCTGCCGGAAGAGTTGGTTCAGTTAGCCAAAGAAAGGATGGCTCCTTATCCTTGTGAAGGTTTCCTGCCCGGGAGAGGGCCGAAGCATCCGCTTCTCTTCTTTATAGGAGAAGCCCCAGGAGAGACGGAGATACATAGCCTGATGCCATTCAGTGGACGAGCAGGCAAGGAGCTGGATCTGTTTCTGGAGCGAGCAGCTGTGGATAGATCGGAAGTTTTTATTTCAAGCGCGGTCAGAAGCAGACCCTATCAATATAAAACAAAACAAATACGCGGTGAGACTGTCACGAAAAAATATAATCGAACACCGACCAAGGCTGAAGTGCTTGCACATGCGCCTGTGCTTGATTATGAAATTGCCCAGACGGAACCAGAAATTCTCGTGACACTGGGGCGAATAGGCTGGGAGCGGATAACCGGTTCGAAGGAAAAAATCACGGAAGTCGCTGGAAAGTTGATAGAACAGCCGATACAGCAACTGAAAAGCATAGAGGAGGATTCCTTCGTGCTTTCCGAGAAGATATATCGTATCTTCCCGACCTACCATCCAGCGTCTGTATTCTACAATCCAGGTCTGCGGCCGGTAATTGAAGAGCATGCATATAGTATTCGCGAACTTCTGAACAGAAAGGGAAGGTGTAATGGAGAAAATCAGCGGTAA
- a CDS encoding PTS transporter subunit EIIC, producing MRNFLQRLGKSLLIPIVALPIAGILYRLTAEDLLDVPLFQAAGVILTQMDALIAIGIAMGLAKTKDKGIPALTGFLAIIVLKEGLALMNPDLNMSVFGGVLAGLIAAFVYNRFKDTKLPNMFAFFSGEKFPITVIIFTMVLVAGLMSWLWPYAQMGIDAFSKTLMDLGAIGVFIFGFLNRFLLPFGLHHVLNTYVYFGLDEYTTASGEVVNGEITRFLSGDPMAGFFIGGFYITMLFGVPAIALAIARAARYKKQETKTLMSSGAATSVITGITEPVEFTFLFTSPLLYFVHSVYTGLAGATLYILHIRHGFSWGAGLIDYIVNLGLSDGGLLILPVGIVFFLLYYFTFYFVIKKRRVAVIGQIEDKLYEAAAGEEEKNLELTHNNYRYMAQKLVENLGGKQNILINDNCMTRLRLEVKDMNEVNQQKIKQMGVHGIVEVDKHNLQIIIGSQATIVKKEIDDILES from the coding sequence ATGCGCAATTTCTTGCAGAGATTAGGGAAATCATTACTCATTCCAATTGTAGCTTTACCGATTGCTGGTATCCTTTACAGGCTCACTGCTGAAGATTTACTGGATGTACCCTTATTCCAAGCAGCTGGTGTCATACTGACACAGATGGATGCACTGATTGCCATCGGTATTGCAATGGGACTTGCGAAAACAAAAGATAAAGGGATACCGGCACTGACCGGATTTCTTGCTATCATCGTATTAAAAGAAGGTCTTGCGTTAATGAATCCTGACCTGAATATGAGTGTGTTCGGAGGGGTTCTTGCTGGTCTGATAGCTGCTTTTGTCTATAATAGATTTAAAGACACAAAACTGCCGAATATGTTTGCTTTCTTCAGCGGGGAAAAGTTCCCGATTACGGTCATCATTTTCACCATGGTACTAGTTGCCGGGTTGATGAGTTGGTTGTGGCCGTATGCTCAAATGGGAATCGATGCGTTTAGTAAGACGCTGATGGACTTAGGCGCAATCGGTGTCTTTATATTCGGTTTCCTGAATCGTTTCCTGCTGCCATTCGGTTTGCATCACGTATTAAACACATATGTCTATTTTGGACTTGATGAGTATACGACAGCTTCAGGTGAAGTGGTCAACGGTGAAATCACCAGATTCTTAAGCGGAGATCCGATGGCGGGATTCTTCATTGGCGGATTTTATATCACCATGCTTTTCGGTGTACCGGCAATTGCCCTGGCAATTGCGCGAGCAGCTCGATACAAAAAGCAGGAAACAAAAACATTGATGTCATCGGGTGCTGCTACATCAGTGATAACAGGGATTACAGAGCCTGTAGAATTCACCTTCTTATTTACCTCACCGTTGCTTTATTTCGTCCATTCAGTCTATACCGGATTGGCTGGTGCTACACTGTACATCCTGCATATACGTCATGGTTTTTCTTGGGGAGCCGGATTGATCGATTATATTGTGAACTTAGGGTTGAGCGATGGAGGACTTCTTATCCTCCCGGTAGGTATTGTTTTCTTCTTGTTGTATTATTTCACTTTCTATTTTGTCATCAAAAAACGTCGAGTGGCGGTAATTGGACAAATTGAAGATAAATTGTATGAAGCAGCCGCAGGCGAAGAGGAAAAAAATCTGGAGTTAACTCATAACAATTACAGATATATGGCACAGAAGCTGGTTGAGAACTTGGGAGGAAAGCAGAACATTCTTATAAACGACAATTGTATGACACGACTGCGGCTGGAAGTGAAGGATATGAATGAAGTGAATCAACAAAAGATCAAGCAAATGGGGGTTCATGGTATTGTGGAGGTTGATAAACACAACCTGCAAATCATCATCGGGTCACAGGCTACTATTGTAAAAAAGGAAATTGACGATATTTTGGAAAGCTGA
- a CDS encoding CAP domain-containing protein translates to MFKKVLVTTLSTAILAGGALAGTANAAPAQPTKEEAQVHVAQVVKSGSFSSIEDLNKWVNEYLSAYNIHINTDSLLAKYNVQQPAQQEKAQTPAQAAPQQEQAKAPAAQKEEQKAAAPKKEEKAEEQATEQKAPAQKQETASDNKQTEEKQAAEGLSAFEQQVVDLTNKEREKAGLKALKADTELSKVARAKSKDMADNGYFDHNSPTYGSPFDMMKSFGISYKTAGENIAQGQKTPEEVVEAWMNSQGHRENILNPDYTNIGVGYVENGNYWTQQFIGK, encoded by the coding sequence ATGTTTAAGAAAGTATTAGTAACAACACTATCTACAGCTATTCTAGCGGGAGGCGCATTGGCAGGAACAGCAAATGCTGCACCAGCTCAACCAACGAAAGAAGAAGCTCAAGTGCACGTAGCACAAGTAGTGAAAAGCGGATCTTTCTCTTCTATCGAAGATTTGAATAAATGGGTGAATGAATATCTATCAGCTTATAACATTCACATTAATACTGATAGCTTGCTAGCGAAATACAATGTTCAGCAGCCAGCTCAGCAAGAAAAAGCACAGACTCCTGCTCAAGCAGCACCTCAGCAAGAGCAAGCAAAAGCGCCAGCTGCTCAGAAAGAAGAGCAAAAAGCTGCTGCTCCGAAAAAGGAAGAAAAAGCTGAAGAGCAAGCAACTGAACAAAAAGCTCCAGCACAAAAACAAGAAACTGCTTCTGATAACAAGCAAACAGAAGAAAAGCAAGCTGCTGAAGGCCTGAGTGCATTCGAACAGCAAGTAGTAGACTTAACTAACAAAGAGCGTGAAAAAGCTGGTCTTAAAGCTTTGAAAGCTGATACTGAACTAAGCAAAGTAGCACGTGCGAAATCCAAAGATATGGCTGACAATGGTTACTTCGATCACAACAGCCCGACTTACGGTTCTCCGTTCGATATGATGAAATCTTTCGGTATTTCTTATAAAACTGCAGGTGAAAACATCGCTCAAGGACAAAAGACTCCTGAAGAAGTCGTTGAAGCGTGGATGAACAGCCAAGGTCACCGTGAGAATATCCTTAACCCTGATTACACTAACATCGGTGTAGGTTATGTAGAAAACGGTAACTACTGGACACAGCAATTCATTGGTAAATAA
- the chbG gene encoding chitin disaccharide deacetylase, with amino-acid sequence MKKLIINADDFGYSRAINYGIIDCFQHGVLSSATFMANMPGAEHAADLAKQNPGLGVGVHLVLTCGEPILKGHQTIVDVHGRFRKLSFYESAFIIELAEVYDEWKAQIERFLSFGIKPTHLDSHHHINTYKGIKDVFCRLAEEYQLPVRNNMDLPSHLRHPNRFEYYVEKVLKDEVSIANAFKDADTVEVMCHPGYLDNAVMEGSSYTYPRLDELELLTSNVVKEVLNNCKDVELATFKSL; translated from the coding sequence ATGAAAAAGCTCATTATCAATGCAGACGATTTCGGTTACTCTAGAGCAATAAATTATGGGATTATTGATTGCTTTCAACATGGTGTTCTTAGTTCGGCGACATTTATGGCAAATATGCCAGGAGCGGAACATGCTGCTGATTTAGCAAAGCAAAATCCAGGATTAGGAGTAGGGGTACATCTTGTTTTGACATGTGGGGAACCCATTTTGAAAGGTCATCAGACAATTGTAGATGTACACGGAAGATTTAGAAAGCTATCATTTTATGAAAGCGCTTTTATTATTGAGTTGGCTGAAGTATATGATGAATGGAAAGCACAGATTGAACGCTTTTTGTCATTTGGTATCAAGCCGACGCATCTTGACAGTCATCACCATATCAACACGTATAAAGGAATAAAGGATGTTTTTTGCCGGCTTGCAGAGGAGTATCAGCTGCCTGTGAGAAACAATATGGATTTGCCAAGTCACCTGCGGCATCCGAATCGGTTCGAGTATTACGTAGAAAAAGTATTGAAGGATGAAGTGAGTATTGCAAATGCGTTCAAAGATGCGGATACAGTGGAAGTGATGTGTCATCCAGGCTATTTGGATAATGCTGTGATGGAAGGGTCTTCTTATACGTATCCGAGACTGGACGAATTGGAATTGTTAACATCGAATGTAGTCAAAGAAGTATTAAATAACTGTAAAGATGTGGAGCTTGCAACTTTCAAAAGTCTATAA
- a CDS encoding LLM class flavin-dependent oxidoreductase: MTKQIILQAFDMTAANHNAHGLWKHPENRRHREYKSLEYWMELARLLEKGKFDAVFFADVLGVYDVYGGDEKAALRDGVQVPLNDPAFAIPAMAAVTKHLSFAVTVSTSYEQPFHNARKFSTLDHLTNGRVAWNIVTSYLPNAAQNFGLEKMVKHDERYRIADEFLEISYKLLEDSWEEDAVISDPERGVLVEAEKVHRIKHKGTYFSVEGPHVSEPSPQRTPVLYQAGTSEKGRDFAAKHAECVFVGGPTPEKINYYIEDIKARAEAYGRSRDEIKAFTFLHVVVAETEEKAHAKYDEIKQYWSADAAKAQYGGSTGYDLASYENEEELFTYKHTEQGQSRAAYLTKDAAKPFTVKEIQEKFSQPAETDIIIGSPEQVADKMEDFFVRSGVDGFNLTHYITPKDLQDFVELVVPILQERGLYKKDYAEGTFREKLYGHPHLAAAHPAKQGKRS, from the coding sequence ATGACCAAACAAATTATCCTGCAAGCATTTGATATGACAGCCGCCAATCATAACGCCCATGGCTTATGGAAGCACCCGGAGAACAGAAGACATCGGGAGTATAAGTCGCTGGAATACTGGATGGAGCTTGCGCGCCTTTTGGAAAAAGGAAAGTTCGATGCGGTGTTCTTCGCTGATGTGCTTGGCGTCTATGATGTTTACGGAGGAGATGAAAAGGCAGCCTTGCGGGATGGCGTGCAAGTACCGCTTAATGATCCAGCCTTCGCTATCCCGGCCATGGCAGCTGTGACGAAGCATTTGTCCTTCGCTGTCACAGTCAGTACGTCTTACGAACAGCCTTTTCATAATGCACGTAAATTTTCGACGCTCGATCACCTGACCAATGGGCGAGTGGCTTGGAATATCGTTACTTCCTATTTGCCGAATGCAGCCCAGAATTTTGGACTGGAGAAGATGGTAAAGCATGATGAGCGTTACAGAATAGCTGATGAATTCCTGGAGATTTCTTATAAGCTGCTTGAGGACAGCTGGGAAGAAGATGCTGTTATTTCGGACCCGGAAAGAGGGGTTCTAGTGGAAGCAGAAAAGGTGCACCGCATCAAGCACAAGGGTACATATTTCTCAGTGGAAGGACCACATGTAAGTGAGCCATCCCCACAGCGCACACCGGTGCTCTACCAAGCAGGTACTTCCGAGAAAGGCAGGGATTTTGCCGCAAAACATGCAGAATGTGTGTTTGTCGGCGGACCGACACCAGAAAAAATCAACTATTATATAGAGGATATCAAAGCGCGTGCGGAGGCTTATGGCAGAAGCCGCGATGAAATCAAAGCTTTTACCTTCCTGCACGTCGTTGTAGCTGAAACAGAAGAGAAGGCTCATGCTAAATATGACGAGATCAAGCAATACTGGAGCGCAGATGCTGCCAAAGCCCAGTATGGCGGGTCCACTGGCTATGATTTAGCTTCCTATGAAAATGAAGAAGAACTGTTCACGTACAAGCATACGGAACAAGGTCAATCGCGAGCTGCTTATCTGACAAAGGATGCTGCCAAACCATTTACGGTAAAAGAGATACAGGAGAAATTCAGTCAGCCAGCTGAAACGGATATCATCATCGGCAGTCCTGAGCAAGTTGCGGACAAGATGGAGGATTTCTTTGTGCGAAGCGGAGTGGATGGCTTCAATCTGACACATTACATTACACCAAAAGACCTGCAAGACTTTGTAGAATTGGTTGTACCTATCTTGCAGGAGCGAGGATTATATAAAAAGGATTATGCAGAAGGAACTTTTAGGGAGAAATTATACGGACATCCGCATCTCGCTGCGGCACATCCGGCAAAACAAGGAAAGAGGAGCTGA
- a CDS encoding DUF2164 family protein yields MQNPIRLNDIQRNEMISSLQTYFEQEKDEQLGDLAAGLLLDFIIKELGPIFYNAGIEASYQFMNEKIEDLFGIQVRER; encoded by the coding sequence ATGCAAAATCCAATCCGATTGAATGATATACAGCGCAATGAAATGATAAGTTCCCTGCAGACTTATTTTGAACAAGAAAAAGACGAGCAGCTAGGCGACCTGGCCGCAGGTCTGCTGCTCGACTTCATCATCAAAGAACTAGGTCCTATTTTTTATAATGCTGGTATCGAAGCATCCTATCAGTTCATGAATGAGAAGATTGAGGACCTTTTTGGAATTCAAGTGAGGGAGCGTTGA
- a CDS encoding YihY/virulence factor BrkB family protein, whose product MGSFLKQLGQRVSNDEVTGLSAQLAYFLLLSLFPFIIFLVSLIAFLPVSQQDIMNTLSTFAPESTMDLLEQNITGLVNERNGGLLSIGILATLWSASNGVNAIIRALNKAYNVNEDRSFIVARGVAVVLTIAMVLVIAVAFLLPIFGKTIGLYIFSIFGLDEGFLTVWGALRWVISFVIFFIVLLALYVLAPSKKISIKESMVGAAFAAIGWMIASLLFSFYVDNFGNYSATYGSLGAVIVLMIWFYLSGIIIITGGEINAMLDERKKNKAAA is encoded by the coding sequence ATGGGGAGCTTTCTGAAACAGCTTGGGCAGCGGGTCAGCAATGACGAAGTGACTGGCTTGTCTGCCCAGCTGGCTTATTTTTTACTGCTATCACTATTTCCATTTATCATCTTTCTTGTGTCCTTGATCGCATTCTTGCCGGTCAGCCAACAAGATATCATGAATACTTTATCAACATTCGCACCAGAATCAACCATGGATTTGCTTGAGCAAAATATTACGGGTCTTGTTAATGAGCGTAACGGTGGACTATTATCCATTGGTATTCTAGCAACACTATGGTCCGCATCAAATGGTGTTAATGCCATCATCCGTGCATTGAATAAGGCTTACAATGTCAATGAAGATCGTTCATTCATCGTAGCTAGAGGAGTAGCCGTAGTATTGACAATCGCCATGGTGCTCGTTATTGCAGTCGCATTCCTGCTGCCAATATTCGGAAAAACAATTGGGCTTTACATTTTTTCCATTTTCGGATTGGATGAAGGATTCCTGACTGTATGGGGAGCATTGCGCTGGGTCATTTCTTTTGTAATATTTTTCATTGTACTACTCGCATTGTATGTCCTGGCACCTAGTAAGAAAATCTCAATCAAAGAATCAATGGTCGGTGCAGCCTTCGCGGCTATCGGCTGGATGATTGCATCCCTGTTATTCTCCTTTTATGTTGATAACTTTGGTAACTATTCCGCAACATATGGATCTCTTGGGGCTGTCATTGTCCTGATGATCTGGTTCTATCTTTCCGGCATCATCATCATCACTGGCGGTGAGATCAATGCCATGCTGGATGAGCGGAAGAAAAATAAAGCGGCAGCCTGA